One Candidatus Aminicenantes bacterium DNA segment encodes these proteins:
- a CDS encoding ATP-binding cassette domain-containing protein, which produces MKTIIKAENLVKKYGDFTAVDGISFEIQEGECFGFLGPNGAGKTTTIRMIHCVSPLTSGTILVDGLSASVDNRAIKAMTGVIPQEITLDIDLTVRENLLVFSRFFDIPRREARTRVDELLKFVELEAKKDSKIDQLSTGMKRRLLVARALINHPRLIIADEPTTGLDPQARHLIWQRLRQLKSDGVTVILTTQYMDEAQQLCDRLVVMDKGKIFKEGLPNRLIEEEIGREVIEIRIGPEEDERLIEALGGGVCGHERVGDTLYFYCRDGHDVRKKLVELDLPRVVHRPATLEDVFLKLTGRSLVE; this is translated from the coding sequence ATGAAAACGATCATCAAGGCCGAGAATCTGGTCAAAAAGTACGGCGACTTTACCGCCGTGGACGGGATTTCGTTCGAAATCCAAGAAGGCGAGTGCTTCGGGTTCCTGGGGCCCAATGGGGCCGGCAAGACGACCACTATCCGCATGATCCACTGCGTCTCCCCCCTGACCTCGGGCACGATTCTGGTCGACGGCCTGTCCGCCTCGGTCGACAACCGGGCCATCAAGGCCATGACCGGAGTCATCCCGCAGGAGATCACCCTGGACATCGACCTGACCGTCCGGGAGAACCTGCTGGTCTTCTCCCGCTTCTTCGACATCCCGCGGCGGGAGGCCCGGACCCGGGTCGACGAGCTTCTTAAGTTCGTCGAGCTCGAAGCTAAGAAAGACAGCAAGATCGACCAGCTCTCGACCGGCATGAAGCGCCGCCTGCTGGTGGCCCGGGCCCTGATCAACCACCCCCGACTGATCATCGCCGATGAGCCGACCACAGGACTCGATCCGCAGGCCCGCCACCTCATCTGGCAGCGGCTGCGCCAGCTCAAGTCCGACGGCGTGACGGTCATCCTGACCACCCAATACATGGACGAGGCCCAACAGCTCTGCGACCGCCTGGTGGTCATGGACAAGGGCAAGATCTTCAAGGAAGGTTTGCCCAACCGCCTGATCGAGGAGGAGATCGGCCGCGAGGTCATCGAGATCCGGATCGGGCCCGAGGAGGACGAGCGCTTGATCGAGGCTCTCGGCGGCGGCGTCTGCGGCCACGAACGGGTCGGCGACACGCTCTATTTCTACTGCCGCGACGGCCACGACGTCCGCAAGAAGCTGGTCGAGCTCGACCTGCCCCGCGTCGTCCACCGCCCGGCCACCCTGGAGGACGTCTTCCTCAAGCTGACGGGACGGAGCCTCGTCGAATGA
- a CDS encoding tRNA-dihydrouridine synthase family protein, which translates to MNAPLPPLRLGPLTIDFPVVLAALAGYSDLPYRTICRDLGAPFATTEVMLDKFLLHEGKLRRHLVRSDAGDHPVGGQIMGSAPDLMAQAARTLCDLGFDVVDLNFACPVKKVVSRKRGGHMMADAEGTLAVVRAVREAVPDRPLMIKLRKSFALDDDACAAFWEIARGAFELGADAICVHARAVEQMYTGPADWDFLRRVKQAFPGRTVIGSGDVRTPAEALRMIAETGVDGVAAARGAIGNPWFFRQARDLAAGREPVVPSLAEQRAVMERHFALAVEQYGEYKAAFVMRHFGISYGRLHPHPKRIRMAFVAVRTVEEWKAVLDAHYA; encoded by the coding sequence GTGAACGCCCCGCTTCCGCCCCTCCGCCTCGGACCGCTGACGATCGATTTCCCGGTTGTTCTGGCGGCCCTGGCCGGATACAGCGATCTACCATACCGGACGATCTGCCGGGATCTCGGGGCGCCCTTCGCCACGACCGAAGTGATGCTCGACAAGTTTCTTCTCCACGAGGGGAAGCTCCGACGCCATCTCGTTCGCAGCGATGCCGGCGATCATCCGGTCGGGGGGCAGATCATGGGCTCGGCCCCGGACCTCATGGCCCAGGCGGCCCGCACCCTGTGCGATCTGGGGTTCGACGTCGTGGACCTCAATTTCGCCTGCCCGGTTAAAAAGGTCGTCTCCCGCAAGCGCGGCGGCCACATGATGGCCGACGCCGAAGGAACGCTGGCGGTCGTCCGGGCGGTGCGCGAGGCCGTTCCCGATCGGCCGCTGATGATCAAGCTGCGAAAATCATTTGCCTTGGATGACGATGCTTGCGCGGCGTTTTGGGAGATCGCCCGGGGCGCCTTCGAGCTCGGCGCGGACGCCATCTGCGTCCACGCCCGGGCGGTCGAGCAGATGTATACGGGTCCCGCCGACTGGGATTTTCTTCGGCGCGTCAAGCAGGCCTTTCCCGGTCGGACCGTCATCGGCTCGGGGGATGTCCGGACGCCTGCGGAGGCCCTGCGCATGATTGCCGAGACCGGCGTCGACGGCGTCGCCGCCGCCCGCGGGGCGATCGGCAATCCCTGGTTCTTCCGCCAAGCCCGGGACCTGGCCGCCGGCCGGGAGCCGGTCGTGCCCTCGCTGGCCGAGCAGCGCGCCGTCATGGAGCGCCATTTCGCCCTGGCCGTGGAGCAGTACGGCGAGTACAAGGCGGCTTTCGTCATGCGCCATTTCGGCATCAGCTACG
- a CDS encoding ABC transporter permease, whose translation MNISYRVGHVFIRNLISYKRYVLTTFIASLVQPLFYLVTFGIGMGAYMGAFGGKGYLHFLVPGVIISSVMMSATFECLFGTFVKMVHEKLYDSLVATPVSAEDAITGDILWAAFRGLISGGLMMAVAGVMGIFPASLWSFLLVLVVVLLVGVLFASLAMIVTSYAPNFDFFNYYTELVITPMLFFSGVFFPLDNFPAWMKTLAQFFPLTHAVKISRAVYSGVYPTSILFNIAVGAALGTVAFVFGVKRMKKRLIK comes from the coding sequence ATGAACATCTCCTACCGCGTCGGCCACGTCTTTATCCGCAACCTGATCTCGTACAAGCGCTATGTCCTGACCACGTTCATCGCCAGTCTGGTCCAACCCCTGTTCTACCTGGTCACCTTCGGCATCGGCATGGGCGCCTACATGGGCGCCTTCGGCGGCAAGGGCTACCTGCACTTTCTGGTCCCCGGCGTCATCATCTCCTCGGTCATGATGTCCGCGACCTTCGAGTGCCTGTTCGGGACCTTCGTCAAGATGGTCCACGAGAAGCTCTACGACTCGCTCGTCGCGACTCCCGTCTCGGCCGAGGACGCCATCACCGGCGACATCCTGTGGGCCGCCTTCCGGGGCCTCATTTCGGGCGGGCTGATGATGGCCGTCGCCGGCGTCATGGGCATCTTCCCCGCCTCCCTCTGGAGCTTCCTGCTCGTCCTTGTGGTCGTCCTCCTGGTCGGCGTCCTGTTCGCCTCCCTGGCCATGATCGTGACCTCCTATGCCCCCAACTTCGATTTCTTCAACTACTACACCGAGCTCGTCATCACCCCGATGCTCTTCTTCTCGGGCGTCTTCTTCCCTCTGGATAACTTCCCTGCCTGGATGAAGACCCTGGCCCAATTCTTCCCTTTGACCCATGCCGTCAAGATTTCGCGGGCGGTCTATTCGGGCGTCTACCCGACCAGCATCCTGTTCAACATCGCGGTCGGCGCGGCCCTC